The sequence ACGTCGGGCGGCACCGTGTACGACGCGCCGCCGTACCACACCGGAATCAGTTTCGTCAGCGCGAAGTTCGCGACGCCGACGAGCACGAGCGGCGACACCGCGAGGATCGGATGGGGCAGCGATTTCGTCTCGACGCGTTCCGGCTCGTTCACGAGCGACGTGCCGTAGCCTTCGCCGCGCGCGAGCGCCGAGCGGCGGCGCCATTCGAGATACGACAGGCCGACGACGACGATGAACACCGAGCCGATCGTGCCGAGCGCGGGCGCGGCCCACGCGGTGGTCTTGAAGAACGTCGTCGGGATGATGTTCTGGATCTGCGGCGTGCCCGGCAGCGAATCCATCGTGAACGAGAACGCGCCGAGCGCGATCGCGCCCGGCATCAGGCGCTTCGGAATGTTGCTCTGGCGATAGAGCTCGGCCGCGAACGGATAGACGGCGAACACGACGACGAACAGCGACACGCCGCCATAGGTGAGCAGCGCGCACACCGCGACGATCACCGCGTTCGCGCGCGAGCGGCCGATGTAGCGGATCGCGGCGGCGACGATCGCCTCGGAGAAGCCGGACAGCTCGATCACCTTGCCGAACACGGCGCCGAGCAGGAACACCGGGAAGTAGAGCTTCACGAAGCCGACCATCTTTTCCATGAAGATGCCGGAGAAGACGGGGGCGACGGCGGCGGGATCGGTCAGCAGCACCGCGCCGAGCGCGGCGACGGGGGCGAACAGGATCACGCTGTAGCCGCGGTAGGCGGCGAACATCAGGAACGCCAGCGCGGCGAGGACGATCACGAATGACAAGAGAGTCTCCTAAATCTTGGTTGTTGTGGGCTCGGGCGCGCCGGCGGACGGCGCGACGCTGCGCCACGCGCTGCCGCAGGATTCGTGCCATCCGGCGTGCGGCGGGACGCGGCGGCCGCACGGCGGGCTCGCGCGCGGCGACGGGTGTGCCGGCTGCGTCCGATTCTACAGAAAACGTCTCTTTGTGTAGACGAAAGCCGCGCGCGATGCTCGGCGATTCATGGCCGGGGCTTTTATGACGGGCATTTGCCGAATGTCTCTTGCATGAGATAATTCGTCTCGATTTGTGGACAAGAAAGAAAAAGTGGAGACGAATGCATCGATTTCGGGCGGCTGGGTTCGGCTGCCCGCCGATTACGGCGACGTGCTGCGGCGCGCGGCGGAGTCGCTGTTCAAGACCTTCGAGCACTCGAGCGTCGGCACGCTGATCGTCGACAAGGATGCGCGCGTCGTCTGGATCAATCAGCGTTACGCGGCGCGTTTCGGGTTCGCCGATCCGCAGCAGGCGATCGGCCGCGATTGCGAAGCGGTGATTCCGCACAGCCTGATGCGCGAGGTGGTCGCGACCGGCCGCCCGATCCTGCTCGACATCATGGAGACGGGCCGCGAGCCGCTCGTCGTCACGCGCCTGCCGCTGACGGACGACGCGGGCGAGACCGTCGGCGCGATCGGCTTCGCGCTGTTCGACGAGCTGAAGACGCTCACGCCGCTCTTTTCGCGCTACATGCAGGTCCAGCAGGAGCTGATCGCGACGCAACGCTCGCTCGCGCAGGCGCGGCGGGCGAAATACACGTTCGCGAGCTTCGTCGGCACGAGCGCGGTGAGCCTCGAGACGAAGCGGCAGGGGCGGCGCGCCGCGCAGGTCGATTCGCCGGTGCTGCTGCTCGGCGAGACGGGCACCGGTAAGGAGCTGCTCGCGCATGCGATCCACGCGGCGTCCGCGCGGGCATTGAAGCCGCTCGTGACCGTCAACGTCGCCGCGATTCCCGATGCGCTGCTCGAAACCGAGTTCTTCGGCGCGGCGCCGGGCGCGTACACGGGCGCGGATCGCAAGGGGCGCGTCGGCAAGTTCGAGCTTGCCGACGGCGGCACGCTCTTTCTCGACGAAATCGGCGACATGCCGGTGCCGCTGCAGGGCAAGCTGCTGCGCGTGCTGCAGGACAAGGAGTTCGAGCCGGTCGGCTCGAACCGGATCGTGCGCGCGAATGTGCGGATCATCGCGGCGACGTCGGCCGAATTGCCGGCGCTCGTCGCGGAAGGGCGCTTTCGCGCGGACCTTTATTACCGGCTGAACGTGCTGACGATCCATGCGCCGCCGCTGCGCGAGCGCGCATCGGACATCGAGGCGCTCGTCTACACGATGCTCGAGGAACTCGCCGCGCAGCATGGGCTGGCCGAGCACTGCGAACTGACCGACGACGCGCTGCGCCTGCTGTGCGCGTATCCGTGGCCCGGTAACGTGCGCGAACTGCGCAACACGCTCGAGCGCGCGCTGATGCTGTCCGATCGCGCGTTGATCGATGCGCGCGCGCTCGCGCCGTTCATCGGGCCGGCGCGCGGCGCGGGGGGCGGTGTCGGGGCGGGCGGTGGGGCGGGGGCGGGCGGCGTCGGTCCGGCCGCGGTCGCCATCGCGGCGCAGACTGCCATGGCCGATACGCGCGCGGCGGCGTCATCCTATGCGGACGCATTCGCCGCGTGGGAGCGTCAATTCCTGATCGACGCGCTTGCCGCGTCCAACGGCAAGGTGACGGAAGCGGCCGCGCGCATCGGCATCGGGCGTGCGACGTTCTACAAGAAGCTCGCGACGCTCGGCATTGATACGTAGCGGGCGGCTCGCGCGACGCGCGGGATGCGCTTGCGTTCGCATCGATCCCATCGATCGCGACAATCGCATCGATGCTCGCGCATTCGCATGGAGGTCGTGATGAAGCGCATCGGATTCGCTGCATCGTGCGTGGCGTTTGCCGTCGCCGCGCATGCGTTCGCGAGTGCGTTTGCATTTGCTCGGGATGCGATGGTTGTGTCAACGGTGGCGGCCGAGTTGCCCGTATTGCCTGCATCGTCTTCTTCATCTTCTTCATCTTCTTCATTTTCTTCGCCTGCTTCATCTGCGTCGTCGGTGTCGAATGCGAAGGCGCTGCCCGTTGCATCGGCATCGGCGTCGGCTTCGCCTGCTTTGCCGGCTTCGTCCGCTTCGACCACATCGGCTGCATCGACGGCTTCGGTCGCTTCGGCCGCTTCGGTCGAGCGACGCAATTGGTACGACGATCCTTTTTGGGCGTTGTCGCATTCGATCGCCGAATGTCCGACGCCGCTCGGCCCGTTGATGACGCGTGCGCAAATGGAGGACGACGCGCATTACCGTGTCGAACGAGGAACGACTTGCTGGCTTGCGCATCGCTACAGCAAACCGAATGCCTATTTATATGACAAGCCGATTGCAGGGGAACTGAAAAAGCGATTCACCGACGGCGATCCGGCATTGGCCGGCACGAGCATCTGGATCACGATTCAACGCCGCTTCGTTTATGCCGAAGGATGCGTGAGCGCATCGTTCGATCGAGACGCGTTGCGGCGCAGGCTCGAGGCGCTGCCGGACGTCGAACGAGTATTCCTTCGGCTTACCGACGATCCGCGCGGACGTGCGCCCTACAAGACACTCGTTGCGCCCGATTGACCCTTTGCGGCGTGCGTTGGCATATACTCGCGTCGTCCAAGAAGAAAG is a genomic window of Burkholderia mallei ATCC 23344 containing:
- a CDS encoding GntP family permease, whose product is MSFVIVLAALAFLMFAAYRGYSVILFAPVAALGAVLLTDPAAVAPVFSGIFMEKMVGFVKLYFPVFLLGAVFGKVIELSGFSEAIVAAAIRYIGRSRANAVIVAVCALLTYGGVSLFVVVFAVYPFAAELYRQSNIPKRLMPGAIALGAFSFTMDSLPGTPQIQNIIPTTFFKTTAWAAPALGTIGSVFIVVVGLSYLEWRRRSALARGEGYGTSLVNEPERVETKSLPHPILAVSPLVLVGVANFALTKLIPVWYGGASYTVPPDVLPGVHTPITTPIKTVVAIWSVEAALLLGILLVVITAFKRVHERFATGTKAAVGGALLAAMNTASEYGFGGVIAALPGFIVVGDALKNIPNPLVNAAVSVSSLAGITGSASGGMSIALAAMSDLFIKGAQAAQIPMDVLHRVVAMASGGMDTLPHNGAVITLLAVTGLTHRESYRDIFAVTVIKTLAVFFVIAVYYLTGLV
- a CDS encoding sigma-54 interaction domain-containing protein, producing the protein MDKKEKVETNASISGGWVRLPADYGDVLRRAAESLFKTFEHSSVGTLIVDKDARVVWINQRYAARFGFADPQQAIGRDCEAVIPHSLMREVVATGRPILLDIMETGREPLVVTRLPLTDDAGETVGAIGFALFDELKTLTPLFSRYMQVQQELIATQRSLAQARRAKYTFASFVGTSAVSLETKRQGRRAAQVDSPVLLLGETGTGKELLAHAIHAASARALKPLVTVNVAAIPDALLETEFFGAAPGAYTGADRKGRVGKFELADGGTLFLDEIGDMPVPLQGKLLRVLQDKEFEPVGSNRIVRANVRIIAATSAELPALVAEGRFRADLYYRLNVLTIHAPPLRERASDIEALVYTMLEELAAQHGLAEHCELTDDALRLLCAYPWPGNVRELRNTLERALMLSDRALIDARALAPFIGPARGAGGGVGAGGGAGAGGVGPAAVAIAAQTAMADTRAAASSYADAFAAWERQFLIDALAASNGKVTEAAARIGIGRATFYKKLATLGIDT